GGCAGGACCAAATTGCCACCGACTTGACCCTCAAAAGGGCGCCCATTAAATGTCGCGACTGGTTGTGGTCATGAAGCGCCAGAAATTGGCTCTGTGCGGCGGTAATTAGCTCAAACCAGTTGGCCCTGATCGCGTGTATGTTGGTAGTCCTTTTGGGCGGGTCAACGGTGGTCGTCGGTGACGTGCCATAAACCGCCGGCAACGAATCCGGGGTCAGAGGGCATGCACTTAAATTTACGGCCCCCTTTTAAACCCAAACCGTCCAATGCCAATGCgcttttagttttaattgcaGCCCAGGCTCTGACCGATAGTGGCTACAAGACGCTGAAATGACTTCCTACATTAATCTCGACAGCAACCATACTCGTATATCGGGCATACATTAAGTTAAGTTTATATATTATACGGTAGCACTTAATGGAGAATGTGTTCGCTAATTCGTAACTAAGAAGGTGGACTGGCGGACTTCCTACTTGACCTTGTTCACAGGCAGGTACGTGGAACTGGGCGCTGCGGCTGGTGGTGGAATATATCCTGCCGAAGGAACCTCCAGTTCAGCGCTTACACTTCCGCTGGAAGCCCGACGCTCATCAATCAGCTGcacctgctgcagctgctgctgttgctgctgctgcactttggTGGCAAAGTCCAGGACgggtgccacgcccccgttGTGGGAGGTGGAGGAACCACCCAGACGCTCGTACTCCTGCTGAATGGTGCGCTGGGCATTGATGGCGTCCTCCTGGGTGCGATACTTGACGAAATGCACCTCCGGCTTGCTGGCGGTCACATGGTTCAGGTTCTGCAGCTGGTTGGCCAGGCTGGAGAGATCACCCTGCTTGGTCAGCACATAGATGGCGGTCTGCTGCTCGGCAGCCTGCTTGGCCAGGGCCACGGCGGCGTTCTCCAGGCCCTTGTTCTCGGGGGCTCGGATGAAAACCACACGGAGGTTCTTCTTCAGCGaagtggccagatcactgACACTCCTGTTGTCCTCGAAATCGGCCTCGGGTGCGGAGTAGGTGTAGAACTCCTTGTTGAACTCGGTGTTCACGGGAGCGTAGCTGGTGGAATAAGATCCCCCAGACAGGGAACCGCTAGAGAGGGAACCACCTGAAATGGAGCCACCCGAGATCGAGCCTCCGGAGATGGAACCTCCAGACAGAGAGCCTCCAGAGATGGAACCTCCAGACAGAGAGCCTCCAGAGATGGAACCTCCAGACAGAGAGCCTCCAGAGATGGATCCTGATCCAATACCTGCTCCATAGTTGTAGCCACCCACATCAGCGTGAGCCACAGCTAAGACAGCCAAAATCTAACAAAGTTAAGCTCAAGTTAGTCAAACTATTTCAAACTAATTATGCCATTTAAACTTACAATAAATCCACGCATATTGATAGCTCCACTCCAAACCAATATTCGATCGAATCTGTTAACGTGTTGGGCACGCCGGGAGGTGTAAACTGTTAATGCTGCAGCCCATCTGGCCGAGGGGCGTTTTTATAGCCCGGCCCCAATCAGGTCCCATATTACGAGTAGATGCAGATTTCCGCGATGAGACAGCGGGTGTAGCCCATGCCATTGATGCTAATCCACCACAAATACCAATACCCGTTGCAGGTGACGCAAAGCGCTCAAAACTGTATCCGCCAGCATTTGTTTGCATAAATTCGAAACCGAAACGGTTTGCCAATTTCGTTGgcaatgaaatgcaaaaacaaaccaCGACGAAACTGGATGTTGAATGCTGGATGTTGGTAGGCCAAATCAGAAATTATGGCCACTTAAGTGGAGCAATGCCAGGCGATTTGCATAGCTGGtcgtatttaattaattgcagtAAAGCCAAATAGctggcgaaaaaaaaggaagaaagcaaaataaatcaattactGTGTCCGCAAAATTCTGCGAATGATTGGTCAaattcaatattaattaattcagTCAATATACACATCTTTCCGGCAATTGCAAATTGGTCGACCGTGGCAGTGGACACTGGCTACATGGATCACAAATCAATCGCTAATCGAGCAGCGACTCTCTGCCGACTGTCCACCGTATCTAGTTTATGGTTTATAATTTCGATTTCGTAAATACTCTggccagcaacaaaaaaacaaaagggaggcatacacaaaaaaaacctatttatgcaaattaaccTCATATCGCTTGTGGCATCTTTCTGTGGTTTagggttttattttattgtgttttgcTGTGCTTTTCATTTACATATTATTGGGCATTTACGATAGCATTCATTGTGGAATTCGATATGCTTGATTCATTCATTGATTGCCCAATTGAGCTTAAGTTCAATGCCAttcgttgcatacttttaggacTGCCATCAGTGGCTGTCAAACTGTTACGTCGTTAATGAACTTAGCCCCAATATCTGTTGGCCCTGTGGCGCTTTCCATCGAAATGCAATCAAGCTAATTACggaaatatgcatttttcaaGCCAAACATGAACATGCAACTTCGTGATTGACGATAAATGCCCAATTAAGCCAATTACCAGCGGTTGGTAGCCGGCAGTCGCGTGCAACATGTGTGGCAGCCACAGGCTACCAACTGCTTTCgtaataatttgatttaaactaaatttatCAAATTGTTTTTCCCAATTAAGTGGTTTAAATGATGAGCGATCTATCTGTCGCTCTCCTAATGAACAATTTTCCGTTTGATTTAACCTCTAATTAGTTGGCCAGCGGAGGTGgtaatatttgttttgcatCAGGACACGCATgcaatt
This genomic stretch from Drosophila yakuba strain Tai18E2 chromosome 3R, Prin_Dyak_Tai18E2_2.1, whole genome shotgun sequence harbors:
- the LOC6538367 gene encoding keratin, type II cytoskeletal 1; this translates as MRGFIILAVLAVAHADVGGYNYGAGIGSGSISGGSLSGGSISGGSLSGGSISGGSLSGGSISGGSISGGSISGGSLSSGSLSGGSYSTSYAPVNTEFNKEFYTYSAPEADFEDNRSVSDLATSLKKNLRVVFIRAPENKGLENAAVALAKQAAEQQTAIYVLTKQGDLSSLANQLQNLNHVTASKPEVHFVKYRTQEDAINAQRTIQQEYERLGGSSTSHNGGVAPVLDFATKVQQQQQQQLQQVQLIDERRASSGSVSAELEVPSAGYIPPPAAAPSSTYLPVNKVK